The following is a genomic window from Microtus pennsylvanicus isolate mMicPen1 chromosome 3, mMicPen1.hap1, whole genome shotgun sequence.
TTCACCTTACACTCCACAACAGCCTCCATCTAAGAAAGTACTGAAAGCCAGCAGAAAGATCCAGGCCTGGTGGCGAGGCACCCTGGTGCGACGCACACTGTTGACGGCTGCCCTCAGTGCTTGGATCATTCAGTGCTGGTGGAGAAAGATACTGGCCAGAAAGCTGGAGAAGAGACGGCTGTTAGTCCTGCACTTGATGGCACAAGAAACAAGGGCCTGTGTCATTATTCAGTCATGGGTCCGAATGCTGCAAAGCCGCCAGCAGTATTGCCGTTTGCTTTACGCTACCCACGTCATCCAGGTGTCATGGCGCTGGTATAACTGCCATACCCGTGGCCTTTTCCAGGGTAGCTACGAACTTACAGGGAACCAACTAAGTCTTCAGCTTGACATCTTTCTGGGATCCCAGATTTGTCGAATATCAGACTGCATACCCTTGCCAATAAAGAACTGATCAGGTCTTCTAACAGACGGCACTGGGTCTTTGTTACACAACCCACTTGGCATCCCTGTCCAGCAGCAAATCCACACAATGACACCACACAAGCTTGCTCTGACAGCAGCAGCACGTGTCTAAGCTCCCAGGACGGAGGATGTCAGAGCCCTGGACCACAACAGTGCCTGTGTCTGCTTAGCAGTGGACTAGAGAGTTGGGATAAAGTCACCATGAACACTGCTAGACGCCCGCTCCCCTTAACTGGTCAATATGCCACTGTCCCGTCATCCTCTGAGGTCTTCCCACCTACTTAGAACAAACCTGACAGCCCTGCCCATGTCCACAACCATGCATGGTGTAGCCACATCCTTCAAACTCTCCCAGGGTCCTCTTGGACCCTCGGCCAGTCGTTAAGTGTCTCACGCCGAGAGTGCCAGCCTTGTTCCCTTTCAGAATGTGGAGCTTGTCTCCTGGCcccctagggcagtggttctcaagctgtgagtcttgacccctttgggggtcacatatcagatatttacattatgattcataacagtagcaaaattacagttacagagTGGCAAGGAAGGTGGGTGTGCTGgtgcatgtctttagtcccagcactcaggaagcagaggcaggtggatctctgagctcaaggctagcctggcccacagagcaagtttcaggatcgCAACTATAGATCATCCTTATTCATCAACACTGCCAAACATTCCAATGTGTGTATTGATCACAGTTTTACGTTCATCGCTTGATGGGCAGATTGTTTGCATTTGGGCTCTTAGAAATAATGTCACTATGAACAGTTAGCATTTTACAATTCCACCAGCCACAGGATTGTAAAACTAAAGGTTTTGAGTATCCTCTTATGAATGGTGGCCATTTGTAGTGTATCTATTTGAACAAATGCCTGCCTATTCAAGCATTTGATAATTACTTTAATTGGGTTGCACTTACCTTTAACAGTCACAATAAGCATATCTTTAGCACTTGAATACACAAATCATGATtctacagaggacctggatttgtgGCTCCACCATGGACAGAACCCTCCTCTCTGGGAGCAGCTTCCTCGCTGCTCCGGAACAACACTCTCAGAGCCAGTCAGCTCAGTAGGCATGTTTGTCTCAGCTCATCTGAACTGTCCGCTCTTTAGATGTCTCTCTACTCCTACTGctcctcctctctgttcttcctcctcttcatccttaCTAAGTAGAGGATGCCAGTCATGGGGAATGTCAGAGCAAACCACAGCTTCATGGGCGGCACACGCCTGAAACTGGCTTAGGCCCACTTCAGTTACCTAAAGAGATGTCTGAGAAAGAAACTTCTCGGTTATTTTGCTGTGGGTCACACGCTCTCCCCAAGTCTCTTGTAAGTCTTCGTGCAACAAGGAAAACTGCAATATCACCTGTAGTGTGGGCAGTTCCCTCTGCTTTTCCTCAGTTCTGAGAAACTTGACATTCAACACAAAATGAGATCCCGAATTTCTAAAGCACTGTGTATTGTATCTTACAAATAagtaatttttctgtattttcctgtTTCAAAATGACTATGATCCtgtttagtgatttttttaaaaaaacttagatttatttttatgcgtatgggtattttgcctggatgtatatctgtgtacGTGTGTCCAATGCCTTTAGAGGccagatgtggatgctgggaaccaaactcagatcctttgcaagagcagcaagggctcttaactgctgagctgtctgtccAGTCCGTAATGAAATGGTTTAAACCTTCTGACGTTTCTGACAAATCTTTCTAAATCAAGTTCTATATGAAATCTTTCTATCTCAAACTAATTTTGGATTAGCTTCTGGCCCCAGAAAGTGTCTCCAGTGATTTGTAAAAGATAGTAGCCGGAgaaaggctcagcagttaggagcacttgctgctcttgcataggacctgggtttgattcccagtacccatatggtggctcacaaccaccaatCAGCTCCattctgggggatctgacaccctcttcttgccCATGAAGCACGGTATAcatgtatactgtatacatacagacaaacattcatacacgtAATTTTTTGCAAAATAAgtatagaaaatatttgaaaaagaattgAACTAGTGAGGCTTAATGTTACATTCTGTGAGAATAAGCAACACTAAGCCTTCTTTAAATTACACTGGATGAGCATGACATTGAAATGAGTGTTCTAGAAACCTGAGATGCCCTGACATGTTATCAATAATAACCCTTATTAATGTTGGAATGTTGTAGACTACAAAAATAGAAAGAGTTCTGGTTAGGAGACCAGCAGACAATAGCAGACACTGGGAAAGGCTGGAGAACAGCCACTCAGGTGGGTGGTCCCTGAATATTTTAGCTGGTGCAGGCAACTGTAAACTTAATACTGCAGGAGGGCAAATCCAGAGTATGTCCCGGACGGGTTGACTTAAAGTGATGtactccctctttccctctctctctccttccctccctccctccctctctctccctcccaagagcaggcacaggAGCCACAATTTAACACAGGAAGGTTCAGAAAACCTGTGCTCTTTTTTTGGTCTGGTTTGAATTttggttctgagacagggtttctctgtgtagcccagactgtcctggaactcactctgcaaaccagcctggctttgaactcagagatctgcccatatctttgagtgctggaattaaaggtgtgtgccacaatgcccGACTGCACTGTGCTTCTGTATTGGGAATATTAAGGAACAGAAAAATAGCGGGGGGCTTCTTGGCACTGGGTGCTCAGCACTTTGAGCTTATAACCCAGCATTCAATAGAGCAGTGGCGAGATGCCACTTCAAAAAGACCCCTTctgatgccgggcggtggtggtgcacgcctttaatcccagcactcgggaggcagaggcaggcggatctctgtgagttcgagaccagcctggtctacagagctagttccaggacaggctccaaagccacagagaaaccctgtctcgaaaaaccaaaaaaaaaaaaaaaaaaaaaaaaagaccccttcTGTAAGGGTGTGACtttgggagcaggggaggggcacaggaggagctggagagagggagggattgGAATTATTTAAATGCAGTGCTTATATATAAAGTTCTCAAAAAGataataagtatataaatagACTAcaattattcagccacaaataagGCTGCACTTCTGGGTTCTAGAGCCACGCACGTaaagacaagccctcaggcagacaTGCCTGAATATTAAAGGACCAGTGTGACCCACATGTGCGCATGCGTGGTTACTTacacgtatgactcagctaagcccttgtgcGCATGTGTGAGCCCTGTCATCTATGTCATCTGTGTATGGCATAGCCACGTCAACCCCTTGTGCCTATATGCTAGGCAGGTTTTAAAAGCTGGATACGCCATCTCTACACACCGATTCCATCTCTACACACCGATTCCCCAGGCCTGCACTCGCGCCAGGTAGGTTCATAAACCCCCTTCTTGTCAGTGGCCCAGCAGAACCAGATCACAGTCTTGAGAAACTCAGAGTAAGTGTCATGGGACTATATGCTAAAGCCTGGCCAACAGAACTGTGAGACTCCAGGAAAGAAACTTTGAATaagggcactgagctgaacagagaattctcaacagaagaccttcaaatggccaaaagacacttaaggtcatgctcaacttccttagcgatcagggaaatgcaaatcaagacaactttaagataccatcttacacctgtcagaatggctaaaataaaaaacaccaatgatagcctttgctggagaggttgtggagaaaccattgctggtgggaatgcaaacttgtgcaaccactctggaaagcagtgtttcggtttctcaggaaattcgggatcaacctacccctggatccagcaataccactcttgggaatatacccaagagaggccctatcatacaacaaaaatatatgctcaactatgttcatggcagcattgtttgtaatagccagaacctggaaacaacctagatgcccttcaacggaagaatggatgaagaaagtatggaatatatacatattagagtattactcagcagtaaaaaacaaggacttcctgaattttgcatacaaatggatggaaatagaaaacactatcctgagtgaggtaagccagacccaaaaagaggaacatgggatgtactcattcatatttgatttctagccataaacaagggacactgagcctatagttagtgatcctagagaagctaaataaggagaacacaaagaaaaacatataggcatcctcctgaatattaacctttatcaggcgatgaaaggagacagagacagagacccactttggagcaccggacagaaatctcaaggtccaaatcaggagcagaatgagacggagcacgagcaaggaactcaggaccacgaggggtgcacccacacactgagacaatggggatgttctatcgggaactcaccaaggccagctggcctaggtctgaaaaagcatgggataaacctggactagctgaacatagcggacaatgaggaatactgagatctcaagaacaatcgcagtgggttttttgatcctactgcacgtactggctttgtgggagcctaggcagtttggatgctcaccttacgagacctggatagaggtgggcagtcctcgggcttcccacaggtcagagaaccctgattgctcttcgagcagatgagggagggggacttgatcggggaagggggagagaaatgggaagcggttgcggggaggaggcagaaatccttaataaataaataaatttaaaaaaatgaaacaaaaaaaaagagctaagaaTTTGGTGAGCTGGAAACCTGGTCAGAGCCAAGGTCTGGAAGGAAACTCACACAGGCTCCAAGCAGCCTGAATTTGGGAAGGATTACACAGAAGCAATGCTGTTGAATAATCTTTTATGCACTATGAAGATGCAtctctgccaaggcaccttctgattggagctaaatggccaataggcaggagaggataggcgggacttctAGGGAAAGAGGGGAAttatgggaagaagagaggtgaggTTCGCCAACCGGACATGGGGGAAGTGGGACATACAGTATGGAGGAGAGGTAACGAGCCACATGGAAGAGTGTAGAGTAATACAGAgggctaatttaagttttaagagcttgttgggaataagcctaagctaaggccaagctttcatatttAACAAGAAGTCTCCATGCCATTATTTGGATTATGGTGGTTCAAAGAAAGTCTCACTATAGAGCAGGGCTTGCATTCTCATCTGGACTCCGGAAGGATGTGTCCAGATCTGTGAAGCACCACCCACGGACCAGACCAGCATCTGTAACCCGATCTCTCAAAAGAAGATCCACTGTGAAAACAGAGTGATCAGAAAGcagtatacatgtgtataaaacTGCCAGAGGACAAATttaatcaaatattaaaataaaaaagaaagtacaatAATAGCCATATAAAAACAACCACTGCTCTAGTGCCAACCACTTAGGGATTAACAGGACCGGAAACTACCACACACTGACATGTTCACAAAAGAATGCCTGAGCTGAGACAGATTTCCGGGTGTCAGGAAAGGCATGCCAAGAGACTCAAGACCGAATCCAGCAGACATGACAGCATTCGTACACTGCACCCCATTCAGCTCCCTCCACATTTACTCCTTTAACAGCCCAGGCTCATCTTGTTCTGTTCCTGTGTTgccacctcttccttctcccttcctcctctctactccgtctcctccccctttttccacctcttcctcctccctcttctcttcctccccccttctcctcctctttgcttttttttattcttctgtctTCGTGTTCCACTCCCAAGGTGCATAGCCTGGCCTGGGTTATAGGGTCTCTGTACCATAGCTTCCCAAGAGAAGCACTCTTCAATGCTGAGTGATCACTCCTTTCTTTCCGCCTTTAGACAAAGGTTCCTCGGCTCTTATTAATAACATCCCCCCTCTACTTAGGTTCcgctcctctcccttttcctctgtgACCCAATACTAATCACTAGTCTTACTGTGTTTTTGTCCCTTCCCACTTTCCGTCCTCAGTAAAGTAAATGTCCAAGAGAACACGACAGATGAATGATGTAAGGAAGTCAACACAAGatatgaaaataacaataaagagaAGCAGTATAGGAAATACAGGTGAAATGCTGGAAATTAATGTTGTGATAAGTCAAATTAAAAGCTCTGTGAAAGTTTCACCAATAGAATGGGTCACAAGCAGGACAGAGTATAAGCGCTTGAAGAGAAGGTAGAGGAAGTGGAATATCCAGTCAAtgacaaagataaataaaaatatgcaaatgaaacCTACAAgatctatgggacactatgacATGACCAAGTTCATGAATGGTGGacacagaataaaaatttaatgCCCAATGtgtaaaagacatttttttcaattaagttGAAAGAGAAAGTCTCCCAAGGCTCAGAAAGAGATTCTCATTTAGAGCACAAGATAACCAGGAAAGTACAGTACAAATCACATTATAGTTAAAATACTAAATACAAGGGACAAATAAGATATGCCGAAAACTGCAAGAGAAAACTGCTAAGAAACATATAAAGGTGGGTGCATCAGAgtaagaattctcaacagaaaatcTAAAAGGCAGGTTTGGAATGATGTATTTCAAGTTGTGAGAGGACACGgctgccagcctagactactgcAGCCAGCAACACTTGTCAGGAGCAACAAAAGTCGACTGAACAAAcccacagccagcaagcaagACCTCCCGAAGATACTGGAAGACATCCTCCAgaccaaagagaaaaacacatcCAGGAGACTGCAGGAAAGAATAAGCCATACAAAACAGTAGGTAAGCAAAGaaggaacaaaaaaacaaacaccacaaaAACCAACACCACGGCAGGAATTAATACACACCTTTTAATACTAACCCTGAACATCAGTGCTGTCAGTTTCCCCAATCAAAAAACACGGGCAAGCAGACTGGATTTTAAAACAGAACCTATGAACCTTAGAAATTAGCACCGTGAGTTAAAGAGTTTTCCCTgaaagcccaaggacctgagtttgatctccaggatccatgtttaaaaatacaaaacaaaaacaaacaaactgtggGCTTGGAGCAGCCACCTCTTAATCatgagaccagccagggctacaagtgagaccctgcctcaaaaaaaaaaaaaagaaaagaaaaaaagaaaagaaaaagtgaagccTTTGCTGCTTGCTCTGACTAAACAGACAGCTATTTTGTTTACAATCAAGCAGgaattagaaataaagcaaagcataAACCTGCAGGAAGGAGGGTCTCGCATTTCTGATAACGAGATGCTGAATGGTGGTTGTGCCTCCTGCTAACGGGAACTGAGAGAAATGACCAAATggcttaaaatttttcttcatggGTAAACTAGAGTAAAATGTGtgcgtgcttgagtgtgtgtgtgcacacgtatgcatgtgtatgtgtgtggtgtgcaggtgtttgcaggccagaggtcaacctcaggtgtcctCAGGAATTCTTCACcatgtgttttgagacagggtctctcactgtctgGAACTATCCAAGTAGGTAAGGCTGGCCGAAGGGATCTGCTGTCTTGTGATGCCTTCCCAGGGCTGGCATTTCAAGGCAGTGCCACCACACTTAGCTTCTTCACATGGGTTGTGGAGGTGGAAATAGAGTCCTAATACTTGTAGGCCAAACACTTTAAACTGTGTTATTCCCaggcaattattttaaaatttctgggCTGTGATCTAAAGAAATCCAGAGACTCCAGTCTGCCGTTTGAGGTTATCCAACACCCTTATCATTCAACATACATTCCAGGTGCCCTGTACTCCCTAAAAACTATTCAACCCTTCAACTTCAGGTTGATTGACCCGTCCTGAAATGATCTCTGCCACTCCCCCACAGTCCTGCATAATCCTACACCAGCTTCCCACAAACTCTAAGTTTACCCCCGGACAGTTTCTCGGAGGGTTCAGAACCAGGGTCTGATGCCTTACTCACAAGCCTTTCTGCTCAAACTCTCCTTCAGGTGGGATTTCCAGAGCCAGGAACAGACAGAGATAGGGCCCTGCTTCGGCCAAAGTGGCTGCCCTTGACCTGCCTCCAGCGAGGGTAGAGAAAGACAGAACAGCCAAAGGTGTCTATGCCTTGCTACCTAATGGTTTTCAAGCCTGCAAGTAGATTGCTTTCTGGGGAAGCTGATAACATGGGAGCCCTACAGATAGTCCAGGATGCAATGAAGATGCTCCTGCTTCTTACCTCTGTCCTCCACTGTCTTATAGAGATTTTATAactcatgcatataaacacaGACAGCGGCCCCGTTATTTGTCCTTTATATCTGATGTGTTTCCTTTGTGCTTTTCCAGGGCAGTACAGAGACAAGCTCTTCCTGCAGCTTCATGAAGCTCTTGATTTGACTCGTTGCCAAACTCCTCTGGAACCGCCACACACTACCGTATTCCgctctgctctgcttctttgtGCTATTTTAAGACACTACCCTGTGTATCCTTACTTTAGCTGTACATGCTCGTTCTGATTTCTCTTGCCTGTGGATTAGATTTGTCATTCCAGACACATGGAATCATGGGGCAGATAATCTTTTACACTTGGCATCTTCATTTAACAAAATTTGAGACTGTTCTAGAttattgtatatctgtgtgaTCATTGTGACTTCTGGGGCTTATTTGGGGATTGTTGCATGACTAGCCTACTTTCTTATCTAGTCATCTGTACTGATAGGCAGGTGGACGGTTTCCACTTTTGATCTATTAACTAAGGAAACTCTAAGTTTGTGGGCTGTGTGCTAcctggtggcagcatggaccTATAGCTTCCCAGAGTTGTGGCAGTTCAGTGTGACACTTGCTGGTACCTCTGTCCTGAGGCTAGGCTCTTCCGAAGCTGAGCAGGGTAGAGCCTGCCGcccaaacagaggcagagatcctaGCCACGCCACTTAGCAGTTTAAAGGCTCATGTGATCAAAATtagatttcagatacacaataaagaaagattcagatggaaaaaaaactctaaacaggTTCAAGTGTTTCGTAGCAAGGCCTCCCAAAAGAGTCATCTGTGTCTCCAGCATGAACCGGGAAGCCAcatcttaaaggagccatgcctctgtttGCACTAGCAAACAGGGCCCACCTGAGGAAAGATAGTCACCAAGAAGCCACACTTGATTTCAATCTTTTGTGGTTTTAAAAcccttttttaagctttctcaggtgcTATGTGGCTATACATGGCCCTGGACACTGGTCACCCTATGTAGGTAGAGTTTCCCTGTCCCAactgcctgctcccaaataactaacacagagactatgattacttataaatgcttggccaatagctcagacttattactctTACAACttagcccatttctgttaatctatgtgcTATCCAAaggcttgtggcttttacctctatcccattttgtgtgtccaaTTCATTCTCTGGCTGGCAACTACTCTGACTCTGGTtttcctcatcccatcattctcagtctggctttcccacctaactctaCCCTGTTCAGCGATTgtccagtcagcttgtttattaaaccaatcatagtgacatatattcaTTCACACAGCGTACAGaatgattattccacagcagagatccgcctgcctctgcctcctgagtactgggattaaaggcgtgcactaccatgtcctaaaatattttgtctgtttgttttcaagacagggttcctctgaatagtcctggctgtcctggaactcacttcgtagactagatatgatgggggagtgtcatatatcaatctgttgatttcattggttaagcaataaagaaactgcttggccctcataggttaaaacataggtgggtggagtaaacagaacacaatgctgggagaaagaagctgagttgaggagacgccatgaagctccgacccaggatggacgtaggctagaatcttcccggtaagaccggtgctcacagattattagagatgggttgatcgggatatc
Proteins encoded in this region:
- the LOC142846711 gene encoding IQ domain-containing protein F5-like, translating into MRSGVTPGLSESPEALVGHPGGWKLREGEKGEEEREAERDRKRGERERERERERERERESAEVTYSEERRKERECRLKEAGDPLALVEPPSKKVLKASRKIQAWWRGTLVRRTLLTAALSAWIIQCWWRKILARKLEKRRLLVLHLMAQETRACVIIQSWVRMLQSRQQYCRLLYATHVIQVSWRWYNCHTRGLFQGSYELTGNQLSLQLDIFLGSQICRISDCIPLPIKN